A segment of the Terribacillus aidingensis genome:
GTCCATTTAGAAACAAGTGTGGATCATATCGAACGCAAAGAAGATCATTATCATCTGCTGCTAGGCAACGGAGAGGTATTCCGAGCGGACGCCGCAGTACTTGCCTCGCCTTTCTTTGCAGTTCAGCGTATGCTGAGTCAATATGATTTTATGGAGCAGCTGAAAGAGATGAAGGCGACATCTGTGGCAACGGTAGCGATGACATTCGATGCTTCTGCCATCAAGAAAGATATCGATGGTACAGGCTTTGTTATCTCCCGCAACAGTAAGTACCGGATTACAGCATGCACATGGACGCATAAAAAGTGGGAAGGCACCACTCCAGAAGGCAAAGTCATGCTCCGCTGCTACGTCGGCAGACCAGATGACAGCGGCATAGTGGATTTGTCTGATGAGGAAATCGTCCGGATCGCCTTAAAAGACTTGAATAAAATCATGAAAATAAAAAGCAAGCCGCTCTTTTCCGTGGTCAGCCGCTGGAAAAAAGCAATGCCGCAATACGTAGTCGGCCATCTGCAGCGTGTTGCTGATGTACGCGCCAATATGGCGATTCACCTTCCTGGTGTATTCCTTGCGGGTGGTTCCTATGATGGAATCGGTATTCCGGATTGTATCGATAGCGGCGAACAAGCCGTACAAAACGTACTTGCTTACTTGCGTGAAAAAAGCTTCTCCTAAGGGAGAAGCTTTTTTATGCTATGTTAATTATAAAAGCAGTTATCACTCTTAGGGCAATCAGGTACTATGGGAATAAGGTTTGCTTTTCTTCTTGTTCCACGCTTCGACAGCTTGGCTGCGTGTCTTTCCTTTGTTTTTAGGATTGGAGAAAAATTCACGAATAAATCGATTATATTCAAACTGAGGGGCAATATCTTTCCTGTAAGCAGGATCTTGCTTGCGATATTCTTCTTTATGCCACGCATTAATAGCATCTTCGTATGTTTTACCAATGTTTGCACGAAAATAGTCTTGTATGTAAGTAGAGAAATGAAAATGCTCTCCAATTTCCTTTTTGAAAAATGCTCGTACTTCCTGGCTGCAGCGATGATCTTCTGTAATAATGGTAGAACGGCTGAGCGGTTCATTGGATTTCTTTCTCCTGCGTGATTGTTTCTGTTTTGGTTTTTCAATGAGACCATCCCGTAGGAAGCTTTCAATTCTTGCTGTAATCTCCATTTTTGATCCAGAAACAGGCAATTCACTCTCACGGCAGAATTGGACAAGTTCTTCTTTCAGCCAATAATAATCTAGAAAATCATCTGCATTCGTCTTACGAGTCAATTCTGGTCTCACGTTATATCCCCCCACATGCGTTTTTCTCTCTTTTTGTTATATTATGTCATATATGCATAAAGGAGACCAGCCCCTCACTGTAGCACTCCTTAAAGATTAGGTGGTTTACATGCATGGAATTCGGTAAAGGTAAACAATAGAAGGAGAGGTGTTAGAAAGTATGAAATTGACAGTTATAGGATTTTGGGGAGCTTATCCGGGCAGGGAAAGTGCCAGCTCTTGTTATTTAGTGGAGAAGGACGGCTATGCTCTGCTGCTGGATTGCGGAAGCGGTGCGTTATCGCGGATGCCAGCTTTCATTGATCCGAAGGAATTGAATGCGGTTGTCGTAAGTCATTATCATCCTGATCACATAGCGGACATTGGTGCTCTGCAGCATGTTTGGCAAGTACAAAACAGCTTGAAAGGAACAGATGATGTGCTGCCGATTTATGGCCATGAAGAGGACGATGCAGGCTTCCAGAGCTTAAAACATAAATTCACCGAAGGGATTGCCTATAAGCTGGATGAGATTCTTAGCATAGGTCCTTTCGTGATTACTTTCATGAAAACGAAGCATCCAGTGCCGTGCTATGGTATGCGGATTTCAGATGGTTTTTCCGACATTGTTTATACAGCTGATTCCAGTTACTTAGAGGAATGGGCGGAGTTCAGCAAGGATGCAGATCTGCTTATCACCGATTGCAATTTCTATCAGCATCAGGATGGGGAATCTGCCGGTCATATGAACAGTCTGCAGGTAGGCGGCATTGCGGAGCGAGCTGGTGTGAAAAATCTCTTCCTCAGTCATCTGCCGCATTTTGGAGAACACAGGCAGCTGTTGGAGGAAGCAAGCAGCGTATACAGCGGAAAAGTAAAGCTCGCATATGAGGGGCTGACTTGGGAAGGGTAATACCTTCCCATCTGTCTGAATTGCTATCATGCTGAGGATTCGGTAGAATATTACTAGGATAAACAATTTCTGACACTGGGGGTCTTTATTTTGCGTTTTATCGATAATGAAGGTATTACAGATCCGAGGATTAACCTTGCGATCGAGGAGTATGTCCTGAAAAATTTCGGCAAAGACGATACATATTTGCTTTTCTATATCAATGAACCATCCATCATCATCGGCCGGAATCAGAACACGATTGAAGAAATCAATACAAAGTACGTAGACGATAATGGCATCAAGGTCGTACGCCGCTTATCCGGAGGCGGAGCTGTATACCATGACATGGGTAATTTGAATTTCAGCTTTATCACACAGGACGACGGTAACAGCTTCCAGGATTTCGCCAAATTCACTAAGCCGGTTACGGATGCATTGAACAAGCTTGGTGTACCAGCAGAATTGAAGGGGCGGAATGACTTGCTTGTAGGTGAACGCAAAATTTCCGGGAATGCGCAATTCTCCACACGCGGTTTGATGTTCAGTCATGGTACATTGATGTATGATTCGGAAATCGAACATGTTGTATCAGCTTTGAAGGTGAAGAAGGAGAAAATCGAATCCAAGGGAATTAAATCTATTCGCAGCCGTGTAGCGAATATTTCGGAGTTCATGGAAAATAAAATTCCTATGGAAGAATTCAAGGATATCTTGCTTCGTTATATCTTCGATGTGGAGGATACGAAGGATGTACCCCGTTACAAGCTGACAGAAGAGGATTGGAAAGCAATCCACAAAATCAGCGAAGAACGGTATCAGAAGTGGGAATGGAACTACGGTAAATCACCTAGCTTCAATATTCAGCAAACACATAAATTCCCATCAGGCAATGTGGATATCCGCCTGGATGTAAAGAACGGAATCATCGAGCAGATCCGTGTCTTCGGTGACTACTTCGGTGTCGGCGAAGTCGGTGAACTCGAAGAAAAACTGAAAGGTGTCCGTTATGAGCGCGAGTCGATTCAGCAAGCGCTGGCGGATGTGAATGTGAGCCATTACTTAGGTAAGATCGAGAAAGATGACTTTATTGATCTTATGTACTGATTATCTATGAGACGACCTTCGGGCCGTCTCTTTTTTACAGGAGGAGGAATCGGATGAAACGGGTACTTCTTGCTTATATTATCTATCTTTTAGCTGTCTGGATTTTCTTTCCATTCATCTATACAGAATGGAATGCGGATGTAAGCACATATGCAAGTATCGGTCATGCAGTCTATTTTTCCAGGCTGCCGTTATTACCGCTATTCCTTTATGCAGTTTGGACGAATGATAACTTGCAGAAAACCACTGCTGCCATGGAACAGCGACTGCCTAAACTAGTCGCAACAGCTGGATATATGCTCATGCTGACTGTCTTCTACGGGATCGTTCAGCTGCCATTCCGATTGACGGGTTATTGGAATGCGCGCCAAGCACAGATCAGTGTCCAGAACTTCGGAGACTGGGCAGGAGAATACGTGCTGAGCTTAGTTCTCTTTTATTTAGCTGTCACCGCAGTTGTTTTTGTATCACAGATTCTAATGAAAAGATTCCGTAAAAGCTGGTGGATACTTCTATGGATTCTGCTTGTACCAAGTGCGATTTTCATCGTTTATGTCCAGCCGATGTGGATTGATCCGCTTTATGAAGATTTCTATCACCTTCCTGATGGGGAGCTGCGTACGGAGATCGAGCAGCTGACTAGTGAAGCAGGAATTCCAGATGCGACACTTCTGGAAGTTGATCAAAGCGCAAAAACGGTTACGTATAATGCATATGTAACGGGATTGTTCGGCAGTGCTCGTGTGGTGCTGTATGATACGACAGTGGATGGCTTGGCTCAAGACGAAGTGCTTTTCATCGTCGCCCATGAAATCGGCCATTATGTGCTGCATCATGTATATTGGGGAACGGCGGGTTTTCTTGTTCTTGGTTTTGTCCTCCTATGGGTGACCAAAAGATTGTCAGATAAGTTTTTGGCTAAAAGACAGATACGAGCTCATCAGCTGCGTGCGGTGCCGCTCTTACTGCTTATTATCAGCTCGCTGCAATTTGCGAGCGAGCCTGTGTCACTTTATGTGTCGCGGGAAATGGAGCGGCAGGCAGATGCTTATGCACTTGAGCATGCACCTAATACTGAAGCAGGCATTCGAATGTTTCAGAATATGCAGCAGGTTTCCAAAGGTGATCCGAATCCATGGCCGCTGTTCGAATGGCTGCGTTCCACACATCCATCCAATCAGGAGCGTATCGAAACTATAGAATCTTATCAGGAAAACAGGTAGGGACAGTCGCTCTCTACCTGTTTTGTAAGGATTCTATTAAGAATATGAAATTCTCCTGTTTTTGCGCCTGAGATTTTGCTATTGTAGAACCAATCCTTCTTTTCCTGCATCAGAAAGGATGTTCCAGATGCAGCAGATAGAACAAAATCCAACCATGGCAGAACTCACGCCGCTTACGATGGCTGTACTGCCGAAACTCCTCGAAAACGGTCAGCCAGGCTGTGAGGTTATCGAGTCAGAAGATAGTTTTACCTTTCGCACCTCTCCGAGCAGATTCATCGATTTGGCCTGCAAGTTTTATGGAAGCAGCTTGAAAGGTAGACAGGCAGGTGTGAAGGATATCTGCGGAATCACGCATAAGGCCCCGATATCGATAGACCCTGTCAGCGGCATGTATTTCTTTCCCACCTCTTCACCGCTCTCCCATGCATGCTCCTGGATCTCTCATTCCCACATCAAGCGGATCGAAGCCGCTCCGCATCAGCGAACAACCCTCATCTTTAAGAATGGCCGTACACTAATCCTTGATGTTTCGTATGGATCCATGATGAACCAGGTCCAGCGTACTGCGCAATACCGATTTCTTCTGGATAAGCGGATCAGGCATTTGTGGAAGTATGGCGGGGATCAGATTGCGGAGCCTTTTGTGTAAGCTCCATCAGAATGGCCTCGACTTTCTTCCGTATTGCCGGATTGAAATAATTCCGCTTTTCCTCACATTCCTTCGTTATGAAAAGGAATGTGGTGAAGGCGTCGTTTTTCTCTGCTGTCACAATCTGCATATTATGCTGACGAAGCTGGATGCGCAGCTGGCGCCGCTCCTCCAATGCAGTCTTCTCCATCGATTGTAATGTATGTAACAGATGCGCTTTTATCTTATGCTTTCCTTCTTCTACAATCCGGATATCCTGCTGCAGGACAACAATGGCCATTGATAGAAACAGAAAGCGGGATCCCAGCTTATATTCCGACTCACTAAGACAACGCATATGCCTTTCCTCCTAATGCGAACATGTGTTCTAGTATACCCTATTGTATGCGAAGTGAAAACAGGATACTACAGAAATGACTAACCAAATGCAGGAAAAGAAGGGAACTTCCTGTCAGACTTTGCATGCTCGGGCTTTTCGTTTAAAATAGATAAAAGATGTTTTTTTGCTGGGAATAGGAGAATGGTTAGATGGTCTTAGGCTTTGGTTGGAACGACTTAATGGAAATGTTCCGCAATGGAACTTGGGACGAATATGTGAAGTCCCTGCTTGATCGATATGAGAATCTGGGTCCTATACCCGGCATTTTGCTCCCCTTTCTGGAAGCATTCCTGCCGTTTTTGCCGCTTGTTGTCTTCGTGCTGACGAACACCGTGGCGTACGGCCTGCTATGGGGCTTCCTATATTCGTGGATCGGTACGTCACTTGGTGCAATCACTGTTTTCTGGCTGATACGTCGGTATCGGCATGCACGGGTAATCAATTGGCTGCGGCATAACAAACAAGTAAATCGAATAACCGAATGGCTGGATCGACATGGTTTTGGTCCGTTATTCTTACTTTTATGCTTTCCATTTTCGCCCTCGGCTATCATCAATGTAGTAGCCGGATTATCGAGAATCAGTGTGCAGCAATTCGCTTTGGCGGTATTTCTCGGTAAAGCGCTGATGATTTTCTCAATTGCTTATGTCGGTGACAGTCTGACCTCCTTTGCGGAGAACCCGATCAAGACTGTAGTCGTAGCTGTTGCAATCATCCTGTTCTGGATGGTGGGTAAATACGTGGAAGGAAGATTGAAGAAGAAGAACGAGAAGCAGGAACAGTCACATAAGGATTAAAGCAATTCGAGCCGGGGTAAAGTGTTGCAAAACACTTACACCGGAGGAAAGCACATGAAAAAGAATAAACGTTGGAAGTTTTTCTTCCTGTTTGCCGGCATCGTGCTTTTGATTTTCTTTTCCAGGGAATTAATCTTTGCGGATTATCGAGTGGAAGGGGAGTCAATGGAGCCGACCTTGCAGGACGGTAACTTCCTGATGGTGAACAAGTTCATGAACGACGCAGATAGTATCCAGCGTTTCGATGTCATCGTCTTTCACGCAACAGAGGATGAGGATTATGTGAAACGGGTCATTGGAATGCCCGGGGATGCAGTGGAAGTAAGAAATGACAGACTGTTCGTAAACGGTGAATACAGACCGGAGCATTATTTGGAAACGTATAAAGATGATGTCGAGGGACAGCTGACATATGATTTTACATTGGAAGACGTTACCGGACGGACGACAGTGCCCGAAGGAATGCTGTTCGTAATGGGTGATAATCGAAGAGACAGCCTTGATAGCCGCTCATTTGGATTCATCCCGATTGAACAAGTTGTCGGGAAGGTGGATGCCCACTTTTGGCCGGTGTCCGCATCTGGACTTGGAGTTTAGCTCCTTATCTTTTGATAAGGAGCTTTTCCAGTATATGCAAGCGAACAAATGTGCGCATCTATTTTCCCTTAAACCGCTGGACGTGATAGAATAAGATTACTATTTTGGAAGACAGGAGTGGAGCTAAGAATGGGTGTACGTTTTATCATCGGCCGGTCCGGAGCAGGGAAAAGCCGTGCATGTCTCGATGAGATTGCAGCTAAATTAAAAAGTGATCCGATGGGATCGAATATATTTTATCTGGTTCCGGACCAGATGACCTTTCAGCAGGAGCAGGCGCTGATCAGGCAAACCGGTGTAGAAGGAAGCATCCGTGCACAGGTATACAGTCTATCGCGGCTGGCTTGGTATGTCCTGCAGGAGACAGGCGGCGCAACCAAGCAGTTCATTACCTCGACAGGCATTCAGATGATGCTTCGGAAGATTACCGAGGAACGTAAATCTGACTGGAATGTTTTCCAGAAAGCGATCGAGAAGAACGGCTTTATGGGGCAGCTGGAAAGCATGATCACAGAGCTGAAGCGCTATCGTGTTACGCCGGAGCTTCTGCATGCCCAAATTCGGGAGATGGAGCAGTTCCAACAGCAGCACTCCCCTGAAGTTACACTTCGGGATAAGCTGGAGGATATCAGCTACATTTACGATCGTCTGACCGCGCTGTTACGGGACAAGTATATTGACAGTGAGGACCAGCTGCATTTGCTGGCATCAAAAATACCATTGTCGCGTTCTGTCAAAGGGTCAGAGATTTACCTGGATGGGTTCCACCAATTCACGCCGCAGGAGCTGGAGGTAATCGGTGCATTAATGACAGAAGCGGAGCAAGTGACAGTGACACTCACATTGGACGGGGCAAACCGCCAGGATGTGGACGAGCTGGATTTGTTTGCACGCACGCATGAAACATTCCTTCAAATTAAACAGACAGCGCAGGAAAGAAATGTACCAGTCACTTCTATCGAGCAGCTCAACCCTGCCGATGGTCGTTTCGGACATAACCCTGCCTTTCTGCATTTAGAGAAGCATTTAGAGACGCGTCCAGCACCATCATTGAAGCAGGAAGTACCAATCACTTTGGCACAGGCAGTCCATCCAAGAGCAGAAGTCGAAGGTGCGGCACAGGAGATTGTCAAGCTCGTACGGGAGAAAGGCTACCGTTATCAGGATATTGCTTTGCTTCTCAGACAGGCAGATGTATATCATGAGCTGATTGAAACAGTATTTGCGGATTATCATATCCCTGTTTTTATTGACCAAAAGAAGCCTATGATTCATCACCCGCTGCTGGAACTGATTCGATCAGGGATGGAAGTCGTTGACGGGAATTGGCGTTATGAGGCTGTATTCCGTGTTTTAAAGACCGGATTCATACCATCGACTGATGAGGTTTATCCACTGACTGAGGAAGCAATTGATGAATTGGAGAATTATTGTCTTGAATATGGTATTCGCTCCAGAGATCGCTGGCTGCAGAAAGAAGACTGGATTTTTCAGCGGTTCCGCGGGTTTGATACGACACGGCAAACCGATAAGGAACTGGAAACGCAGAAACGGATCAATCACTATCGCCGTCAAGTAGCGGATGCGATGAAGAAATTTGATCGGAAGCTGCGGGAAGGCAAGACATTCCGTGAGCGCTCGATTGCGGTTTACAATTGGCTGGAACAGCTAAAGGTACCGCAGCGCCTGGAGGAAATGCAAGTCATTTTCGACGATCGCGGGGAGCTGGAAAGAGCAAGGGAACAGGATCAAGTATGGGATAGCGTACTTCAGCTGTTGGATGAAGCGGTGGAGATTGTCGGGGATGAGCGTGTTTCCCTGCAAGTTTTCCGCCACACGATGGAGACTGGTTTTGAATCGCTTGAATTCGCCCATATCCCGCCTAGTTTGGATCAGGTTATTGTCGGTACGATCGACCATAGTAAAGTAAGCGGATTGAAATGTGCTTTCCTGCTGGGAGTCAACGAAGGTGTGTGGCCGATGAAGCCGAAGCCTGATGGACTCATCAGTGAGGAGGACAGGGAAGTACTGGCTGTATACGGCTTACAGCTTGCGGCTGGAAGCAAGCGTCAGCTGCTGGATGAGAGCTTTTACATGTATCTTGCATTCACGGCAGCGAGTGAGCGGCTTTGGGTAAGCTATCCGATCAGTGACCAGGAAGGAAAAGCAAAAATGGCTTCCTCGCTCGTACAGCGCATGAAGGACTTATTCGACTGGTGCTGTGACGAGCGCATGCTTCAGGATCCGGAGGACAGCCTGGATACGGCCCGTTTTGTTGCTACCATCGATCAGAGCCGGTCTGCGCTTACGACTCAGCTTGCGCGTAAAATGCGGGGATATCCAGTTCATCCTGTTTGGGATAGCGTACTGAACTGGTTCATCAGCCATGAGGGCGCAGAGGAGCTGACAGGAAGAATACTCCAAAGCCTCTTCTACCGGAACGAAACAGAGGATTTGGCGGAAGAGACGAAGGAGCAGCTTTTCCCGAAAAAAGTAAAAGCAAGTGTATCGCGTTTGGAAACCTACTATCGCTGTTCCTATCAGCATTTTGCTAAGTACAGCCTTGGATTGGAAAACAGACGGACATACAAGCTGGATGCCCCTGATATCGGACAGCTTTTCCATGAAGCATTAAAGCAAATCACGGATTGGGTACAGCTGGAAGGACGGAATTATGCGCAGCTGAATAAGGAAGATGCAACAGGATATGCAAAACGGGCGATGGGCAACCTGGCACCTGTATTGCAAAACCAGATTCTCCATAGCTCCAACCGGTTCAAGTATATCCAGCAAAAGCTTCAGGAAATCATCGCACGTGCTGCCTACACGCTGAGTGAACAGGCGCGGCAAAGCAAGTTCTCCCCAGTCGGGCTTGAGCTTGACTTTGGGGAAAATCAGACATTGCCACCAATTGAGATCACGCTGCCAAATGGCTATGATGTACAGCTGAGAGGACGAATTGACCGCGTCGACAAAGCGATCGATCAGGAGGATCTGTTTCTTCGCATCATCGATTACAAATCAAGCAGCAAAGCGCTGAATCTTACAGAAGTCTACTATGGTCTCGCACTCCAGATGCTCGCTTATCTGGATGTAGTGCTGTCTCATTCAGAACAGTGGCTCGGTCTTAAAGCTACCCCGGCAGGTGTATTGTATTTCCATGTGCATAATCCGCTGATTTCGCAATCGAGCAGATCACATGTGGATATCGAGGACGAGATATTCAAGAAATTCAAGATGCAAGGTATACTGCTGGAGAACGAATCTGTTGCCCGTATGATGGATACATCACTGGAATCAGGAATGAGTAAGATCATTCCCGCTGGTCTGAAAAAAGATGGTGCATTCCGTGCTGGTTCGCAGACAGCTGACCAAGACACTTTCCATGCTTTGCAGCAGCATACTAGATTTCTAATGGAGCAAGCTGGACTGGATATCACGAATGGCGGTGTGCATTTGAATCCATACCGCCATCACGATAGAAGTGCTTGTACATTTTGTGATTTCAAGGCAGTATGCCAATTTGACGCATCACTTGCCGGGAATAAATATCGTGCAATAAAAGATATGAAGGATGAAGATGTATTGAATAGTATCAAAAAGGAGGTGGAACGACATGGTAAAGTGGACTGATGAACAGCAGCTGGCTATTGACGCCAAAGGACATGATATCTTAGTCGCAGCCGCAGCTGGTTCAGGGAAGACGGCTGTTCTCGTTGAACGGATTATCCAAAAGCTTGTGAATCAAACTGACCCGGTCGATATCGATCAGCTGCTAGTCGTGACTTTCACAAATGCAGCTGCACAAGAGATGCGCAGTCGGATCGGAACGGCGCTCGAAAAGGCTTTGGAGGCGAATCCTTCTTCGCAGCATCTTCGCAAGCAGCTGTCATTACTTCAGAATGCTTCCATTTCCACGCTCCACTCATTCTGCCTGGACGTTGTACGTAAATATGCGTATTTGCTGGATCTGGATCCAGGTTTCCGTATTGCAGATGACTTGGAAGCAGATTTGATCCGTCAGGAAGTAATCGGGGAGCTGCTGGAGGAATGGTACGGTAAGGAAGGCGAAGAGCAAGCAGCTTTCTTTGGCGTTGTTGATCGTTTCAGTAATGACCGCAATGACCTGGAAGTGGAAGATCTTATTCTGAAATTATATGATTTCGCTACCCAGAATCCATACCCAGAGGCTTGGCTCGATCAGATGGCAGAATTGTATAATGTGTCTGCTATACAGGATGAGAATGAGCTGCCTTGGCTGCAAGTGCTGAAGCGTGAAGCAAACGATCAGCTGCAGGCGATGCTGCAGGAAGCAGACCAGGGGCTCGCGCTCACACGCGAACCGGATGGGCCGTATCATTACGCAGAAACATTCGAGGCTGAAAGAAAGTTCATCGCCGAAGCGAAGCTCCTTGTGGAAGGCAGCTGGAATGACGCTGTAAATTTCATCAAAGAGCAATCATTCGGCAGACTTTCCGGTAAAAAGATTGAATGTGATGACATGAAAAAATCGCAGGCAAAAGCGCTGAGAGATTCTTATAAGAAGAGATGGGGCAAGCTTGCTGGCGATTGGTTTGCTAGGAAGCTCGAAGTCTATTTAACGGATATGCTCGAGCTTTATCCGTCAATCCAGCAGCTCGCATTGCTCGTCAAGCAATTCCGCAGCCGTTATCAGTTGGAGAAACGGGAGCGGGCTTTAGTCGATTTCTCAGATCTGGAGCATTTTTGCCTTGAGGTGCTGATTGATGAGAACAGCACACCGGAACAGATCATTCCCTCAAGCATTGCGGAAAGCTATCAGAACCGGTTCAAGGAACTATTATTGGATGAATACCAGGATACAAACCTTGTACAGGAAACACTTGTTACATTGATTTCTGACCGTTCAGGAAGCGGTAATATGTTCATGGTTGGAGATGTCAAACAAAGTATCTACCGTTTCCGTCATGCGGAACCAACATTATTCCTGAATAAATACAAGGCTTTTTCTGACCCGGAACATCCTGCTATGCGCATTGATTTGGCAAGTAACTTCCGCAGCCGGCAGCAAGTACTGGACGGAGCGAATTATATTTTCAGGCAGCTTTTCTCAGAAGACGTTGGGGAAATGGAGTATGAAAAAGAAGCGGAACTCATCTATGCAAACAAAATGTATGATGATTTGAAACAGGATGATACCGACGTCGAACTAGTCATCATCAATCGCGACGGTACCGAAGAAGCTGAAGATGCTGAGACGGACACCGAAATGGTGGAGGACCTGGAGAAGGCACAGCTGGAAGGTCGTGCATACAGCAGGATGATTCAGCAATGGATTGGTCACGATGGCCAGGATGCGATGAAGGTTGTCGATAAATCGACACAGCAGCAGCGTGATATTCAGTATCGGGATATTGTTATCCTGCTGCGATCTATGACATGGGCACCGGCAATCGTGGAAGAACTGAAGCAGCGGGGCATTCCGGTATACGCAGAGCTTTCAACGGGCTATCTGGAAGCCATTGAGATCAAAGTGATGATGAGTGTGCTGAAAATCATTGATAACCCGCTTCAGGACATACCGTTCGCTGCCGTTTTGCGTTCTCCTATCATTGGTCTGAAGGAAGACGATCTTGCCAAAATAAGACTCGCAGATCAGCGAAGCAGCTATTACGAAGCGGCTAGGGCCTATGTTCGGACTGCGAATGATGAGATTTCTATCAAAATCGAACGGCTGCTGGAATGGCTTCGCTCTTGGAGAATGGAAGCAAGACAGGGAGCATTGTCAGCATTGATTTGGTCGATCATGAGGGAGACAGGCTACTATGATTTTGTCGGCGGTATACCAGGCGGACGACAGCGTCAGGCGAATCTTCGTGCCCTTTATGATCGAGCTAGAAACTATGAAAATACATCATTCCGCGGACTGTTCCGCTTTGTGAAGTTCATCGAACGTATGGAAGAACGCGGAGATGATTTAGGAGCTGCGAAGGCTTTAGGTGAACAGGAAGACGTCGTTCGGATTATGACGATTCATAAAAGTAAGGGGCTTGAGTTTCCAGTCGTCATCACTGGTGCGATGGATAAAACATTCAACCAGCAGGATTTGAGGGAACGTTATTTGCTGCATAAAGATCTAGGATTTGGCAGTAAATACATTGATCCAGTGAAAAGGCTTATGTATCCTACATTGATTTACCATGCATTAAAGGCAGAGAAACAGCGGGAATCACTAGCAGAAGAAATGCGCGTACTTTATGTTGCTTTGACACGTGCAAAAGAAAAACTGGTCATGGTCGGCAATGTCGCATCATTAGAGAAAAAGCTGCAAAAGTGGCGTCAAATTGCTGATCATCCGTCATGGGTGCTGCCGTCGCATTATCGACTGGAAGCAACCTCCTATTTGGATTGGGTGGCACCTGCGCTAATGCGTCATGAACAAGCAATGGAACTGAGAGCAGAAGAGCTATCACAGCACCTGCCGACAGAAATCACAGCAGATAGTTCCCAGTGGCGAATCCGTATCCAAGAAAGCAGAGATTATCTAACTTCTGAGGAACAGGAAGAAGAAGCTAACCAAGAGCTGCTTCAACGTATCACTGACTGGAATCCGGGTGAAGAGGATCCGGATTGGAAGGAAGAAGTGGAAAACCGGCTGACTTATCATTATCCGCATACAGAGGCGACAAGGTTCCGGGCAAAGCAGACAGTAACGGAAATTAAGCGCCAGCGGGAAATACGGGACAGCTATAGTGATAGTGGTGTAGTGAACCGTATCCAGCAAAGAGCACCGATTTCAAGCAGACCACGTTTCCTGCAGGAAGCGAAGGAACTTACACCGGCAGAACGAGGCAGTGCGGTCCATGCTGTCCTGCAGCAGCTTGATATCCGAAGGGAATGGGATAAGAAGAAACTGGAGGAATTTCTCTTTGAATTGGTAGATAAGGAATTTTTACAGCAAGAAGCTGCCGCATCGATTGATGTGGAGCGGATACT
Coding sequences within it:
- the lepB gene encoding signal peptidase I is translated as MKKNKRWKFFFLFAGIVLLIFFSRELIFADYRVEGESMEPTLQDGNFLMVNKFMNDADSIQRFDVIVFHATEDEDYVKRVIGMPGDAVEVRNDRLFVNGEYRPEHYLETYKDDVEGQLTYDFTLEDVTGRTTVPEGMLFVMGDNRRDSLDSRSFGFIPIEQVVGKVDAHFWPVSASGLGV
- a CDS encoding lipoate--protein ligase, encoding MRFIDNEGITDPRINLAIEEYVLKNFGKDDTYLLFYINEPSIIIGRNQNTIEEINTKYVDDNGIKVVRRLSGGGAVYHDMGNLNFSFITQDDGNSFQDFAKFTKPVTDALNKLGVPAELKGRNDLLVGERKISGNAQFSTRGLMFSHGTLMYDSEIEHVVSALKVKKEKIESKGIKSIRSRVANISEFMENKIPMEEFKDILLRYIFDVEDTKDVPRYKLTEEDWKAIHKISEERYQKWEWNYGKSPSFNIQQTHKFPSGNVDIRLDVKNGIIEQIRVFGDYFGVGEVGELEEKLKGVRYERESIQQALADVNVSHYLGKIEKDDFIDLMY
- a CDS encoding DUF6434 domain-containing protein, yielding MRPELTRKTNADDFLDYYWLKEELVQFCRESELPVSGSKMEITARIESFLRDGLIEKPKQKQSRRRKKSNEPLSRSTIITEDHRCSQEVRAFFKKEIGEHFHFSTYIQDYFRANIGKTYEDAINAWHKEEYRKQDPAYRKDIAPQFEYNRFIREFFSNPKNKGKTRSQAVEAWNKKKSKPYSHST
- a CDS encoding MBL fold metallo-hydrolase: MKLTVIGFWGAYPGRESASSCYLVEKDGYALLLDCGSGALSRMPAFIDPKELNAVVVSHYHPDHIADIGALQHVWQVQNSLKGTDDVLPIYGHEEDDAGFQSLKHKFTEGIAYKLDEILSIGPFVITFMKTKHPVPCYGMRISDGFSDIVYTADSSYLEEWAEFSKDADLLITDCNFYQHQDGESAGHMNSLQVGGIAERAGVKNLFLSHLPHFGEHRQLLEEASSVYSGKVKLAYEGLTWEG
- a CDS encoding TVP38/TMEM64 family protein, translating into MVLGFGWNDLMEMFRNGTWDEYVKSLLDRYENLGPIPGILLPFLEAFLPFLPLVVFVLTNTVAYGLLWGFLYSWIGTSLGAITVFWLIRRYRHARVINWLRHNKQVNRITEWLDRHGFGPLFLLLCFPFSPSAIINVVAGLSRISVQQFALAVFLGKALMIFSIAYVGDSLTSFAENPIKTVVVAVAIILFWMVGKYVEGRLKKKNEKQEQSHKD
- a CDS encoding M48 family metalloprotease; the encoded protein is MKRVLLAYIIYLLAVWIFFPFIYTEWNADVSTYASIGHAVYFSRLPLLPLFLYAVWTNDNLQKTTAAMEQRLPKLVATAGYMLMLTVFYGIVQLPFRLTGYWNARQAQISVQNFGDWAGEYVLSLVLFYLAVTAVVFVSQILMKRFRKSWWILLWILLVPSAIFIVYVQPMWIDPLYEDFYHLPDGELRTEIEQLTSEAGIPDATLLEVDQSAKTVTYNAYVTGLFGSARVVLYDTTVDGLAQDEVLFIVAHEIGHYVLHHVYWGTAGFLVLGFVLLWVTKRLSDKFLAKRQIRAHQLRAVPLLLLIISSLQFASEPVSLYVSREMERQADAYALEHAPNTEAGIRMFQNMQQVSKGDPNPWPLFEWLRSTHPSNQERIETIESYQENR
- a CDS encoding competence protein ComK, whose translation is MQQIEQNPTMAELTPLTMAVLPKLLENGQPGCEVIESEDSFTFRTSPSRFIDLACKFYGSSLKGRQAGVKDICGITHKAPISIDPVSGMYFFPTSSPLSHACSWISHSHIKRIEAAPHQRTTLIFKNGRTLILDVSYGSMMNQVQRTAQYRFLLDKRIRHLWKYGGDQIAEPFV